The following are encoded in a window of Bacteroidota bacterium genomic DNA:
- a CDS encoding alpha/beta fold hydrolase, protein MSLFSFSARTLSCSIAVAAVLCLSATASHAAWPVERGYKVINGVSHYYEVIGEGVPIVVVHGGPGLDHSYFLPQMKELAKNYRLIFYDQRGMGKTSADFDVKRMTMDDLVEDLDGIRQAFGLEKMNLMGHSWGGLVSMFYAIKYPGRLRSLILSNSTPASPALRDRSFGMMAQKTSRDDSLAESQIAQTDSFKKRDPSAMAKYFRLLFRGSFRDKRFADSLTLEFDSTYASKSAMVQQLYNDTRIQTYDIHRRLNAVTCPTLIIAGADDAAVPEANEQIHESIRGSQYVILPDCGHFPFIEAGEKFFPLVRNFLKTATE, encoded by the coding sequence ATGTCTCTCTTTTCATTCTCAGCCAGAACTCTGTCCTGCTCCATTGCCGTCGCCGCCGTTCTCTGCCTTTCAGCGACGGCTTCCCATGCCGCCTGGCCCGTAGAAAGAGGCTACAAGGTTATCAACGGCGTCTCGCATTATTATGAAGTGATCGGGGAAGGAGTTCCGATCGTCGTTGTTCACGGGGGCCCCGGACTCGACCATAGTTATTTTCTCCCTCAAATGAAGGAGCTGGCGAAAAATTACAGACTGATCTTTTACGATCAGCGCGGAATGGGGAAAACCTCGGCCGATTTTGACGTGAAGCGGATGACGATGGATGATCTCGTCGAGGATCTGGACGGAATAAGGCAGGCATTCGGGCTGGAAAAAATGAATCTGATGGGGCATTCATGGGGAGGACTGGTGTCGATGTTTTATGCCATAAAATATCCCGGCCGATTGCGATCATTGATCCTCAGCAACTCAACGCCGGCAAGTCCCGCGTTGCGCGATCGATCGTTCGGGATGATGGCGCAAAAGACGTCCAGAGATGACAGCCTCGCTGAATCGCAGATCGCGCAAACAGATTCATTCAAGAAAAGAGACCCGTCGGCGATGGCAAAATATTTTCGCCTCCTTTTTCGCGGCTCGTTCCGCGACAAACGCTTTGCGGACAGTCTGACGCTGGAATTCGATTCGACGTATGCTTCGAAAAGTGCCATGGTGCAGCAATTATACAACGATACCAGGATTCAGACATACGATATCCATAGGCGGTTGAACGCCGTCACCTGTCCGACGCTGATCATCGCAGGTGCGGACGACGCCGCAGTCCCCGAGGCTAATGAACAAATCCATGAGAGCATTCGCGGCTCTCAGTACGTTATACTTCCCGACTGCGGGCATTTCCCGTTCATTGAAGCGGGCGAAAAGTTCTTTCCCCTGGTTAGGAATTTTCTGAAGACTGCGACAGAATGA
- a CDS encoding lysophospholipid acyltransferase family protein, translating to MMQDRLEYLGYSVIGWLVRLMPWRSVNRFGAALASIVFYLVPIRRSLTIEHLHRAFPGKSPAEIHAIALAAYRNLVISLLEVFWFSRLTPEKVREVVRMPETSVMDARLQEGKGLIMLGGHFGNWELIAIAVGLLSKHPLTIIVQRQRNKFVDAFMNKNRTLFGNKVVEMEKAPREIISTLRNNGVVAILADQSGPREGLFVNFFGRPASTHRGPALFSVRTGAPIIMAFIIRQPDGLYNVEFEEVETKDVGGTDEEKIEQITARHVAILEEYATRYPDHWLWMHKRWKHTPSPTLPSETQIHASAE from the coding sequence ATGATGCAAGACAGACTTGAATATCTTGGCTATAGTGTTATCGGCTGGCTCGTGCGGCTGATGCCGTGGAGGTCCGTCAATCGATTCGGCGCGGCGCTTGCCTCAATTGTGTTCTATCTCGTCCCAATCAGACGCTCGCTGACGATCGAGCACTTGCACAGAGCCTTTCCGGGAAAGTCTCCAGCCGAAATACACGCGATCGCTTTGGCGGCGTACCGCAACCTTGTCATTTCTCTGCTCGAAGTCTTCTGGTTCTCCCGTTTGACGCCGGAAAAGGTCCGGGAAGTAGTCAGGATGCCGGAGACCAGCGTGATGGATGCGCGTTTGCAAGAGGGGAAGGGGCTGATCATGCTGGGGGGGCATTTCGGCAACTGGGAACTCATCGCGATCGCCGTCGGGCTGTTGAGCAAGCATCCTTTGACCATCATCGTCCAGCGACAGCGGAACAAATTTGTCGATGCCTTCATGAACAAGAACCGGACGCTCTTCGGCAACAAAGTTGTCGAGATGGAAAAGGCGCCGCGGGAAATAATTTCAACGCTTCGCAACAACGGCGTGGTAGCGATCCTGGCCGATCAAAGCGGCCCCCGGGAGGGGCTCTTTGTCAACTTCTTCGGCCGCCCTGCGTCGACGCATCGCGGGCCGGCCCTGTTCAGCGTCAGGACCGGAGCGCCGATCATTATGGCGTTCATTATCCGCCAGCCCGACGGGCTCTACAACGTGGAGTTCGAGGAGGTCGAGACGAAAGATGTGGGCGGCACCGATGAGGAAAAGATAGAGCAGATCACGGCCCGCCATGTTGCCATACTTGAGGAATATGCCACGCGTTACCCCGACCATTGGCTGTGGATGCACAAGCGCTGGAAACATACACCTTCTCCGACCCTTCCCTCTGAAACACAAATCCATGCATCTGCCGAATAA
- the waaF gene encoding lipopolysaccharide heptosyltransferase II: protein MHLPNKILVFQTAFLGDVVLTLPLVQVLHREFPHAQVDFVATPKASSVLRNHPAIHSIIEYDKRGSQRGLRGMMAIAGVLKAGRYDVALVPHRSLRSGIVVAMSGIPRRICFETAAGRILFNETVPYDKTIHETERDLSFLKTLHIDPPKKELPVLYPSKEDADLVGQWFTKMKVQSKRTVIAIAPGSVWNTKRWPGERFSTLAKKIVAEGGNVVLVGGKEDEELCRQISVEAGGEGVSVSAGSFSILQSAEIIRRCTALVSNDSAPMHLAVSMGTPVIALFGATVPSFGFAPYGEKDVVVQTEGLSCRPCSIHGGDRCPIGTFDCMMNISPEFVFEKLARWIS, encoded by the coding sequence ATGCATCTGCCGAATAAGATCCTGGTCTTTCAAACAGCGTTCCTTGGCGACGTCGTTTTGACCTTGCCGCTCGTGCAGGTGCTGCATCGGGAATTTCCTCATGCTCAAGTTGATTTTGTTGCGACTCCGAAAGCGTCCTCCGTTCTGAGGAATCATCCAGCGATTCATTCAATCATCGAGTATGATAAACGGGGGAGCCAACGAGGCTTGCGCGGAATGATGGCGATTGCAGGGGTGTTAAAAGCAGGGCGCTATGATGTTGCGCTTGTCCCGCATCGATCCTTGCGAAGCGGGATCGTCGTTGCGATGAGCGGGATTCCTCGCAGGATTTGCTTCGAAACTGCGGCAGGAAGAATTCTCTTCAATGAGACCGTCCCCTATGATAAGACGATCCATGAGACCGAGCGGGATCTTTCTTTTTTGAAAACGCTGCATATCGATCCCCCAAAAAAAGAACTCCCGGTTTTGTATCCATCCAAAGAAGACGCAGACCTCGTCGGTCAATGGTTTACGAAGATGAAGGTTCAATCGAAGCGCACGGTGATCGCAATTGCCCCGGGCTCTGTGTGGAATACGAAGCGCTGGCCCGGCGAACGTTTTTCCACCTTGGCGAAGAAGATCGTTGCGGAAGGGGGGAACGTCGTTCTTGTCGGAGGGAAAGAAGATGAAGAGTTGTGCAGACAGATTTCAGTTGAAGCGGGGGGCGAGGGGGTCTCTGTGTCGGCGGGAAGCTTTTCGATCCTCCAGTCAGCGGAAATTATCCGGAGATGTACGGCGCTCGTTTCAAACGACAGCGCGCCAATGCACCTGGCAGTTTCCATGGGAACCCCCGTCATCGCTCTTTTCGGAGCGACGGTTCCGTCGTTCGGGTTTGCGCCCTACGGCGAGAAGGATGTGGTCGTCCAGACGGAGGGGTTGTCGTGCAGGCCATGCAGCATTCACGGAGGAGATCGGTGTCCGATCGGGACATTTGACTGCATGATGAATATTTCCCCGGAGTTCGTGTTCGAGAAGCTCGCCCGGTGGATCAGCTAG
- a CDS encoding PBP1A family penicillin-binding protein: MGKTPPLDPRKPRPKGGYSSEQMRRYFTEPKYRDEMYLRSKNFFKKYWYAFAGGVVAALLLFVVFMKLVFAGLPSLEQLENPKPELATKVLSYDGELLGQFYLKNRTYISYDKIPQSTIDALICTEDKDFYSHWGVVIWRIPLAFIRNQGASTITMQLSRNLYNWKSAQENAFDKATRKIREFITAVQIERTYTKKEILEMYLNYIYLGRGAYGISAAASIYFDKAAQDLTLAESSLLIGMAKGPVYYDPIKHPERAFLRREIVLSQMVKYGKLTQAEADSVGKDSLHFNNSDALTPTGIAPHFVEYVRQQLLQKADKYGFDIYKDGLSVYTSLDSRMQRYANRAVAEHLADIQPAFDSTWDWKANAEILNKALDKSVDDVIAARKTTSRVERDSISLALRTNRSFVDSVKKAWQTIEVGLIIIDPHSGNICAMVGGADFRSFKYGLNHTTQIVRQPGSAFKPFVYTVAIDNGYPPTYELLNQPVTLMMEDGSRWTPGNFDGTIGGKYTLREGLRESINLIAVRAIMEIAPKNQVIELAHRMGITTPIPPFESIALGTATVRPIELTAAFGVFANEGVYVQPMSILRIEDKDGNVIEDNAPEKREVMSKETAYIMTSMLQDVVDHGSGGRVRHFFHLPAAGKTGTTQDFADAWFVGFTPQFAAGVWIGFDDQQVKFTSADGQGGRTAAPLWGRVMKYIYEDQSIPITNEYFNMPDGVVVDTICADTHKLATQFCPKKMTEVFNVKYQPATCDIHTSANWKEGEENPSDIKF, encoded by the coding sequence ATGGGAAAAACACCGCCGCTCGACCCGCGTAAACCGCGGCCCAAAGGAGGATACAGCTCGGAACAGATGCGACGCTATTTCACGGAGCCGAAGTACAGGGACGAGATGTACCTCCGGAGCAAGAATTTCTTTAAAAAATACTGGTACGCATTTGCGGGAGGGGTCGTCGCCGCCTTGTTGTTGTTCGTGGTGTTCATGAAGCTCGTCTTTGCCGGCCTCCCTTCCCTCGAGCAGCTCGAAAACCCGAAGCCGGAACTCGCGACCAAAGTTCTTTCGTACGACGGGGAATTGCTCGGCCAATTCTATCTGAAGAACAGAACCTATATTTCGTACGACAAAATTCCGCAGAGCACCATCGACGCGCTGATCTGCACCGAAGACAAGGATTTTTACAGCCACTGGGGAGTGGTGATCTGGCGCATTCCTCTCGCCTTCATCAGAAACCAGGGGGCCAGCACGATCACGATGCAGCTTTCGAGGAATCTGTACAACTGGAAGAGCGCGCAGGAAAATGCCTTCGACAAGGCAACGCGCAAGATCCGCGAGTTCATCACCGCCGTGCAGATCGAGAGGACCTACACGAAAAAAGAGATCCTGGAGATGTATCTCAATTACATCTACCTGGGACGCGGGGCGTACGGCATCTCGGCGGCCGCGTCGATCTATTTCGACAAAGCCGCCCAGGATTTGACGCTCGCGGAGTCGTCGCTCCTCATCGGCATGGCCAAAGGGCCGGTGTATTACGACCCCATCAAACATCCTGAACGCGCTTTCCTGCGCCGCGAGATCGTGCTCTCGCAAATGGTGAAATACGGGAAACTGACGCAGGCTGAAGCCGACTCCGTCGGAAAAGACTCCCTCCATTTCAACAACAGCGATGCGCTGACGCCGACCGGCATCGCCCCTCATTTCGTCGAATACGTCCGCCAGCAGCTGCTTCAAAAAGCGGACAAGTATGGGTTCGATATCTATAAAGACGGCCTCTCGGTGTACACTTCGCTCGACAGCCGCATGCAGCGGTATGCGAACCGCGCCGTTGCCGAACATCTCGCGGACATCCAGCCCGCGTTCGACTCCACGTGGGACTGGAAGGCGAATGCCGAGATCCTCAACAAGGCGTTGGACAAGAGCGTCGACGACGTGATCGCCGCCAGAAAAACCACGAGCCGCGTTGAACGGGACAGCATCTCGCTGGCCCTCCGCACCAACAGATCGTTTGTCGACTCGGTGAAAAAAGCCTGGCAGACGATCGAGGTCGGATTGATCATCATCGATCCCCACTCCGGCAATATCTGCGCAATGGTCGGCGGCGCCGATTTCAGGTCGTTCAAATATGGCCTTAATCACACGACGCAGATCGTCCGCCAGCCCGGTTCCGCTTTTAAGCCGTTCGTGTACACCGTCGCGATCGACAACGGATATCCGCCGACATACGAATTGCTCAACCAGCCGGTCACGCTTATGATGGAGGACGGCTCGCGATGGACGCCGGGGAACTTCGACGGCACGATCGGCGGAAAGTATACGCTGCGTGAAGGGCTCCGCGAATCCATTAACCTGATCGCCGTCCGCGCCATCATGGAGATCGCCCCGAAAAACCAGGTGATCGAGCTCGCCCACCGTATGGGAATTACAACTCCGATCCCCCCGTTCGAATCGATCGCGCTAGGCACCGCAACGGTCAGGCCCATCGAGCTGACCGCAGCGTTCGGCGTCTTCGCCAACGAGGGGGTATATGTCCAACCAATGAGCATCTTGAGGATCGAGGATAAGGACGGAAATGTGATCGAAGATAACGCCCCCGAGAAGAGAGAGGTGATGAGCAAAGAGACGGCGTATATCATGACGTCGATGCTTCAGGATGTGGTCGACCACGGAAGCGGAGGCCGCGTTCGCCATTTTTTCCATCTTCCTGCCGCGGGTAAAACCGGTACGACACAGGACTTTGCCGACGCCTGGTTTGTCGGATTCACACCTCAGTTTGCCGCGGGCGTTTGGATCGGGTTCGACGACCAGCAGGTGAAATTCACATCTGCCGACGGGCAGGGAGGACGGACGGCAGCGCCGCTCTGGGGACGAGTGATGAAATATATTTATGAGGACCAATCAATTCCGATAACGAATGAATACTTCAACATGCCGGACGGCGTGGTCGTCGATACTATCTGCGCCGACACGCATAAGCTTGCAACGCAGTTCTGTCCAAAAAAGATGACTGAGGTATTCAACGTCAAGTATCAGCCCGCGACCTGCGACATACATACTTCAGCAAACTGGAAAGAGGGGGAAGAAAATCCGAGTGACATAAAGTTCTAG
- a CDS encoding UDP-2,3-diacylglucosamine diphosphatase, with protein MMKSIFFISDVHLGLHDRDREKEKEARLLSFLSHVEKHGEQLFIVGDLFDYWFEYKYVVPRGYHHTISALARLVEKNVAVHYVAGNHDFWLKDFFPDDLGIPVYKDPFAIVLKGKKFYLHHGDGLALKDSGYRILKTILRNKFSIFLFSIVHPGITAPIARRTSRSSREYTAKKDYGETDGMLKFATKKIDEGCDVVIMGHRHMPLSQKIGSGIYINLGDWISFSTYAEFDGDTVELKTWKKE; from the coding sequence ATGATGAAAAGCATTTTCTTCATTTCCGATGTTCATTTAGGTCTTCACGACAGGGACCGTGAAAAAGAGAAGGAAGCGCGCCTGCTTTCCTTTCTTTCGCACGTCGAGAAGCACGGGGAGCAGCTTTTTATCGTCGGGGACCTGTTCGACTATTGGTTTGAGTATAAATACGTTGTCCCGCGCGGCTACCATCACACTATCTCAGCGCTGGCGAGGCTCGTCGAAAAGAATGTAGCGGTTCACTACGTCGCCGGCAACCATGATTTCTGGCTGAAGGATTTCTTCCCCGACGATCTTGGCATCCCGGTCTATAAAGATCCGTTTGCCATCGTGCTGAAGGGGAAAAAGTTTTATCTCCATCATGGCGACGGCCTTGCCTTGAAGGATTCCGGTTACAGGATTCTCAAGACAATTCTCCGGAACAAGTTCAGCATTTTTTTGTTTTCAATTGTACATCCCGGCATCACGGCGCCGATCGCACGACGGACGTCTCGCAGCAGCCGGGAGTATACTGCCAAGAAAGATTACGGCGAAACTGACGGCATGCTCAAGTTCGCAACAAAAAAGATCGATGAAGGATGCGACGTCGTGATCATGGGGCACAGGCATATGCCGTTGTCGCAAAAGATCGGCAGCGGCATCTATATCAACCTCGGCGACTGGATCTCCTTCTCCACGTATGCAGAGTTTGACGGAGACACCGTGGAATTAAAAACCTGGAAAAAAGAATAA
- a CDS encoding MFS transporter, producing the protein MTSFPSPPQRTTSRLQIFVWTLFDFANTSFSVIIIAVGYSLYFKDIVAGGKGMGDLLWGIAVSVSMFITAAIAPVLGAAADFSSRRKRFLFGFTIVSVACTSLLYFIGEGMIAAGMTLFIIANIGFEGGIVFYDAFLPNITTERSYGRVSGYGYAMGYFGSLTTLLFVMPLYAEGFVPSNLGNVRLSFVLAALIFLAFSAPLFLFFRDHKVKFEKKPSYIRAGWERVRQTISHLKDYRQVARFLLAFFIYNDGILTVISFASIFAKQSLNFSLREIIALFAVVQASGVVGSLMFGVVTDKIGPKKTIDINLVLWLVVVTAAYFVQSKVMFFGISIIAGSSLGAAQSASRSLMALLTPKEREAEFFGFYDGLCGKASAVIGTFLFGLISYLTNNQRLSILSVGAFFILGLALLQRVDDTRAGRAAS; encoded by the coding sequence CGTTGTATTTCAAGGACATCGTCGCCGGAGGAAAAGGAATGGGGGATTTGCTCTGGGGGATCGCGGTCAGCGTCTCGATGTTCATCACGGCGGCTATCGCTCCCGTCCTGGGGGCGGCGGCGGATTTTTCGAGCCGGCGGAAAAGATTTCTCTTCGGGTTCACGATCGTCAGCGTCGCGTGTACGTCGCTGTTGTACTTCATCGGCGAAGGGATGATCGCGGCGGGAATGACGCTGTTCATCATCGCCAACATCGGTTTCGAGGGGGGGATCGTCTTCTACGACGCATTCCTGCCGAACATTACGACCGAACGGAGCTACGGAAGGGTTTCCGGCTACGGCTACGCGATGGGATATTTCGGATCGCTCACCACTCTCCTGTTTGTCATGCCGTTATACGCGGAAGGGTTTGTTCCGTCAAACCTCGGGAATGTGCGCCTGAGTTTCGTCCTCGCCGCTCTTATCTTCCTTGCATTCTCCGCCCCCCTTTTCCTTTTTTTTAGAGATCACAAAGTGAAGTTCGAGAAGAAGCCGTCGTATATCAGGGCCGGATGGGAGCGCGTTCGACAAACGATCAGCCACCTGAAGGATTACCGCCAGGTCGCCAGATTTCTGCTCGCATTCTTCATCTACAACGACGGCATTCTCACGGTGATCTCATTCGCGTCGATTTTTGCCAAGCAGTCGCTCAATTTTTCGTTGCGCGAAATTATCGCACTCTTTGCGGTCGTACAGGCCTCCGGAGTCGTCGGATCGCTGATGTTCGGCGTGGTGACGGACAAGATCGGCCCTAAAAAAACCATCGACATCAACCTCGTTCTCTGGCTGGTCGTCGTGACAGCAGCGTACTTCGTCCAGTCGAAGGTCATGTTCTTTGGAATTTCCATCATTGCCGGAAGTTCGCTGGGGGCGGCGCAATCGGCAAGCAGGAGTCTCATGGCATTGCTCACGCCGAAGGAGCGGGAAGCGGAATTTTTCGGGTTTTACGACGGCCTCTGCGGGAAGGCATCGGCAGTGATCGGTACTTTTTTATTCGGTTTGATTTCGTATCTTACAAATAATCAGCGGCTCTCCATCCTTTCGGTGGGGGCCTTTTTTATCCTAGGATTGGCGCTCCTGCAGCGGGTCGACGATACCCGGGCGGGGCGCGCTGCGTCATAG